From Senegalia massiliensis, a single genomic window includes:
- a CDS encoding proline--tRNA ligase yields the protein MKMSRLYMPTLREVPADAEIPSHKLLLRAGMIRKLVSGVYSYLPLGFRVIEKIEKIVREEMDRAGSQEVLMSAIQPRELWEESGRWADFGPEMFRLKDRNEREFCLGPTHEEIFTDLIRNELKSYKQLPLNIYQIQTKYRDEKRPRFGVMRSREFIMKDAYSFDKDVNGMNESYMDMWRAYEKAFTRCNLNFRVVEGDSGAMGDGDSHEFTAMSSVGESEIAYCKDCDYAATDEKAKVIYSIDNKGENLEIEEVHTPGIKTIENLVEFFGIDASNFVKTLLVRISDEVIAVLIPGDRELNHTKLVNYFKVPEHELEMLDEEGVRNVTGAEVGFAGPIDLKQDIKILMDSRVKKMKNFIIGANKTDYHIKNVNIDDISAEEVEDLLLVKENDECPKCGSELLIERGIEVGNIFQLGTKYSDGLDATFLDENGKSTKFWMGSYGIGITRTMAAIIEQYHDDKGIIWPLSVAPYHVIITVVNAKKDDQMELGEKLYNQLMDKGIEVLIDDRKERAGVKFTDAELIGIPIRITVGRDAKESVVEFSVRGKEDKIKINSNEIFEKVQEAFNEQGLKL from the coding sequence ATGAAAATGTCAAGGTTATATATGCCAACACTTAGAGAAGTGCCAGCAGATGCTGAAATACCAAGTCATAAACTATTATTAAGAGCAGGTATGATTAGAAAATTAGTATCAGGAGTATATTCTTATTTACCTTTAGGTTTTAGAGTAATAGAGAAAATAGAAAAAATTGTGAGAGAAGAGATGGACAGAGCAGGTTCTCAAGAAGTGTTAATGTCTGCTATTCAACCTAGAGAATTATGGGAAGAATCAGGAAGGTGGGCTGATTTTGGTCCAGAAATGTTTAGACTTAAAGATAGAAATGAAAGAGAATTTTGTTTAGGACCAACACATGAAGAGATATTTACTGACCTAATAAGAAATGAATTAAAATCATATAAGCAATTACCTTTAAATATTTATCAGATACAAACTAAATATAGAGATGAAAAAAGACCACGTTTTGGTGTCATGCGTTCCAGAGAATTCATTATGAAAGATGCATATAGTTTTGATAAAGATGTAAATGGAATGAATGAAAGTTATATGGATATGTGGAGAGCATATGAAAAGGCATTTACTAGATGTAATCTGAACTTTAGGGTTGTAGAAGGTGACTCTGGAGCTATGGGAGATGGCGATTCTCATGAATTTACTGCTATGAGTAGTGTAGGTGAAAGTGAGATAGCTTATTGTAAAGATTGTGACTATGCAGCTACAGATGAAAAAGCAAAAGTAATATATAGCATAGATAATAAAGGAGAAAATCTAGAAATTGAGGAAGTTCATACACCAGGTATCAAAACAATAGAAAATTTAGTGGAGTTTTTTGGTATAGATGCTTCTAATTTTGTAAAAACTCTTTTAGTTCGTATATCTGATGAGGTTATAGCAGTACTTATTCCTGGAGATAGAGAATTAAACCATACTAAACTTGTAAATTATTTTAAAGTTCCTGAACATGAATTAGAAATGTTAGATGAAGAAGGCGTAAGAAATGTTACTGGAGCTGAAGTGGGATTTGCAGGACCTATAGACTTAAAGCAAGATATTAAAATATTAATGGATTCTAGAGTTAAAAAGATGAAAAACTTTATAATAGGTGCAAACAAAACAGATTATCATATTAAAAATGTAAACATAGATGATATTTCAGCAGAAGAAGTTGAAGACTTGTTATTAGTTAAAGAAAATGATGAATGTCCTAAATGTGGTAGCGAGTTGTTAATAGAGAGAGGAATAGAAGTTGGTAATATATTCCAACTTGGCACAAAGTATAGCGATGGTTTAGATGCTACTTTCCTTGATGAGAACGGTAAATCAACCAAGTTCTGGATGGGTTCCTATGGTATTGGGATAACTAGAACAATGGCTGCAATAATAGAACAATATCATGATGATAAAGGAATAATATGGCCATTATCTGTGGCTCCTTACCATGTAATAATAACAGTGGTAAATGCTAAAAAAGATGACCAAATGGAGCTTGGTGAAAAATTATATAATCAATTAATGGATAAAGGTATAGAAGTATTAATTGATGATAGAAAAGAAAGAGCTGGAGTTAAGTTTACAGATGCAGAACTTATAGGTATTCCAATAAGAATAACCGTAGGTAGAGATGCTAAAGAATCAGTTGTAGAATTTTCTGTAAGAGGAAAAGAAGATAAGATAAAAATAAATTCAAATGAAATATTTGAAAAAGTTCAAGAAGCCTTTAATGAGCAAGGACTTAAGTTGTAA
- the ispF gene encoding 2-C-methyl-D-erythritol 2,4-cyclodiphosphate synthase — protein sequence MKIGIGYDVHKLVKNRDLIVGGVKIEHEKGLLGHSDADVLTHAIMDSILGALSLGDIGKHFPDTNSEFKDASSISLLKKVYDSMYDKGYIIGNIDAVIVAQRPKMAPYIIDMRKVISDTLKTSIDNINIKATTTEELGFEGRKEGISAQSVCLLIKK from the coding sequence ATGAAAATAGGAATTGGTTATGATGTACATAAGTTAGTAAAAAATAGAGATTTAATTGTGGGGGGAGTGAAAATAGAACATGAAAAAGGGCTCTTAGGACATTCTGATGCAGATGTATTAACTCATGCTATAATGGACAGTATATTAGGAGCATTATCTTTAGGAGATATTGGTAAGCATTTTCCAGATACTAATTCAGAATTTAAGGATGCAAGTAGTATAAGTTTATTAAAAAAAGTATATGATAGTATGTATGACAAAGGTTATATAATAGGTAATATTGATGCTGTTATTGTAGCTCAGAGGCCTAAAATGGCACCATATATTATTGATATGAGGAAAGTAATATCAGATACACTAAAAACTTCAATAGATAATATAAATATAAAAGCTACTACTACAGAAGAACTTGGATTTGAAGGTAGAAAAGAAGGAATATCAGCTCAATCTGTATGTTTACTTATAAAAAAATAA
- the ispD gene encoding 2-C-methyl-D-erythritol 4-phosphate cytidylyltransferase, which yields MSYKNKKVSVIIAAAGMGKRMNSNINKQYILLNDKPILFYTLDKFEKNKFVDDIVIVAKEDEINYCNKNIVNKYKFKKIKDIVAGGKERRDSVYNGLKMVNPKSDIVLIHDGARPFVDDEIINSSIKEVILNKATVVGVPVKDTIKIVNNDNIIESTPNRSHLWKVQTPQSFSYKVIMDCYNKGIESELNVTDDSMLVEHFGYSVKMIMGNYKNIKITTPEDLVMGENFLDRI from the coding sequence ATGAGCTATAAAAATAAGAAAGTTTCAGTTATTATTGCTGCTGCAGGCATGGGTAAAAGGATGAATAGTAATATAAATAAACAATATATTTTATTAAATGACAAACCTATACTTTTTTATACATTAGATAAGTTTGAAAAAAATAAATTTGTAGATGACATAGTAATTGTAGCAAAAGAAGATGAAATAAATTATTGTAATAAAAATATAGTAAATAAATATAAATTTAAAAAAATAAAAGATATAGTTGCTGGAGGAAAAGAGCGTAGGGATTCAGTATATAATGGCTTAAAGATGGTAAATCCTAAAAGTGATATTGTACTTATTCATGATGGAGCTAGACCATTTGTTGATGATGAAATTATAAATTCATCTATAAAAGAAGTTATATTAAATAAAGCCACAGTTGTAGGTGTTCCTGTAAAGGATACAATAAAGATTGTTAATAATGATAATATAATTGAAAGTACACCTAATAGAAGTCATTTGTGGAAAGTTCAAACACCACAAAGTTTTTCTTATAAAGTTATAATGGATTGTTATAATAAAGGTATAGAGAGTGAGTTAAATGTAACAGATGATTCTATGTTAGTAGAGCATTTTGGATATTCTGTAAAAATGATAATGGGGAATTATAAGAATATAAAAATTACCACTCCAGAAGATTTAGTTATGGGTGAAAATTTTTTAGATAGAATATAA
- the pckA gene encoding phosphoenolpyruvate carboxykinase (ATP), with protein sequence MNSNIENILESKNVKFNLNEDELINIAIEKENAMLASNGALSINTGKYTGRSPHDRFIVKEDLVKNNINWNSQNKPISKEDFDKLSKTVIDYIENKELYVFEGFVGSDQKYRMPLRVINELSSQNLFAKQMFIENMDKDNDFKNNFTVIAVPNLKIDPEHYNLNSEAFIVISFEKRVVLIGGTKYSGEIKKSMFTVMNYLLPFENVLPMHCSANRGQNGDVALFFGLSGTGKTTLSADNDRKLIGDDEHGFTENGVFNFEGGCYAKCIDLSEEKEPQIYNAIRKGSIIENVVLDENTKDPSYSDNRYTENTRAAFPITHIEDAILDGKGEIPKNIIFLTADATGVLPPISKLTKEQAMYHFMSGYTSKLAGTERGIKEPMATFSACFGEPFMLLEPQVYAKLLGEKIEKYNLNVFLVNTGWTGGEYGVGNRINLKYTRNMVRAALNGELEKVDYIKDSIFNLSMPVKCNGVPEEILNPINTWDDKERYYEKANELAQNFKENFKKFNINEEIILAS encoded by the coding sequence ATTAATAGCAATATAGAAAATATTTTAGAATCTAAAAATGTAAAATTTAATTTAAATGAGGATGAATTAATAAATATAGCAATAGAAAAAGAAAATGCTATGTTAGCTTCTAATGGAGCTTTAAGTATAAATACTGGAAAATATACTGGTAGGTCTCCTCACGATAGATTTATTGTAAAAGAAGACTTAGTTAAAAATAATATAAATTGGAATTCTCAAAATAAGCCTATTTCAAAAGAAGATTTTGATAAACTATCAAAAACAGTTATAGACTATATAGAAAATAAAGAATTATATGTATTTGAAGGTTTTGTAGGTTCTGATCAAAAATATAGAATGCCTTTGAGAGTTATAAATGAACTTTCAAGTCAAAATTTATTTGCTAAACAAATGTTTATAGAAAATATGGATAAGGATAACGATTTCAAAAATAATTTTACTGTTATAGCTGTTCCAAACTTAAAAATAGATCCTGAACATTATAATTTGAATTCTGAAGCTTTTATAGTTATTAGTTTTGAAAAAAGAGTAGTTTTAATTGGTGGAACAAAATATAGTGGAGAAATAAAAAAATCTATGTTTACTGTGATGAATTATTTGTTGCCTTTTGAAAATGTACTTCCTATGCATTGTTCAGCAAATAGGGGACAAAATGGAGATGTTGCATTGTTTTTTGGATTATCTGGCACAGGAAAAACAACATTATCTGCAGATAATGATAGGAAATTAATTGGTGATGATGAACATGGTTTTACTGAAAATGGAGTATTTAATTTTGAAGGTGGTTGTTATGCAAAATGTATAGATTTATCAGAAGAAAAAGAACCACAAATATATAATGCAATCAGAAAAGGTTCAATAATTGAAAATGTTGTTTTAGATGAAAATACAAAAGATCCAAGTTACTCAGATAATAGATATACAGAAAATACTAGAGCTGCATTCCCTATAACTCATATTGAAGATGCTATACTTGATGGAAAAGGAGAAATACCAAAAAATATTATATTTTTAACAGCAGATGCTACAGGAGTATTGCCTCCTATTTCAAAACTTACTAAGGAACAAGCAATGTATCACTTTATGAGTGGTTATACAAGTAAGCTTGCTGGAACTGAAAGAGGAATAAAGGAGCCTATGGCAACATTTTCAGCATGTTTTGGTGAACCTTTTATGCTTTTAGAGCCACAAGTATATGCTAAACTTTTAGGAGAAAAAATTGAAAAATATAATTTAAATGTATTTTTAGTTAACACTGGATGGACTGGTGGAGAATATGGAGTAGGAAATAGAATAAATTTAAAATATACAAGAAATATGGTTAGAGCTGCATTAAATGGTGAATTAGAAAAGGTCGATTATATTAAAGATAGTATATTTAATTTATCTATGCCAGTAAAATGTAATGGAGTACCTGAAGAAATATTAAACCCTATAAATACTTGGGATGATAAAGAAAGATATTATGAGAAAGCAAATGAATTAGCACAGAACTTTAAAGAGAATTTTAAGAAGTTTAATATAAACGAAGAAATTATTTTAGCATCATAA
- a CDS encoding PIN/TRAM domain-containing protein produces MVNKVLRIILTLTGFLLGFGLALTVENLGVLDFIERDVFLLISYIVISALVGIIVFILSPKIINLGNSIGSSVESELQRIPATDIILGAVGLIVGLIIAYLISQPIFNLEIPYITVPAAVVLYLLFGYLGINVTTKKREDFAVLTNLFKKSAPKEEIVKKEYPKSRVKPKVLDTSVIIDGRIADICETKFMEGPLVIPEFVLEELQHIADSSDSLKRNRGRRGLDILNRIQKEIDIEVIIHDKDFEDISEVDSKLLKLGQFLNGMVVTNDYNLNKVAEFHGVEVLNINELANAVKPVVLPGEEMIVQVIKDGKESGQGIAYLDDGTMIVVDGGRKHIGETLDVMVTSVLQTAAGRMIFAKPKYMIEQAG; encoded by the coding sequence TTGGTAAATAAAGTTTTGAGAATAATTTTGACTTTAACTGGATTTCTTTTGGGATTTGGGCTTGCATTGACAGTAGAAAATTTAGGCGTTCTAGATTTTATTGAAAGAGACGTTTTTTTATTGATAAGTTATATTGTTATTAGTGCTTTAGTTGGAATTATAGTATTTATATTATCACCAAAAATTATAAATTTAGGTAACTCTATAGGTTCTAGTGTGGAAAGTGAATTGCAGAGAATTCCAGCAACAGATATTATATTAGGTGCTGTTGGATTGATAGTAGGTTTGATAATTGCTTATTTAATATCGCAACCTATATTTAATTTGGAGATACCTTATATAACAGTGCCAGCAGCTGTGGTATTATATTTATTATTTGGCTATCTAGGTATCAATGTTACTACAAAGAAAAGAGAAGATTTTGCAGTACTTACAAATTTATTTAAGAAATCTGCACCAAAAGAGGAAATTGTAAAAAAAGAGTATCCTAAATCAAGAGTAAAACCAAAGGTATTGGATACATCAGTGATAATAGATGGTAGAATTGCTGATATATGTGAAACAAAATTTATGGAAGGACCTCTTGTTATACCAGAATTTGTATTAGAAGAATTACAACATATAGCAGATTCATCTGATTCTTTAAAGAGAAATAGAGGTAGAAGAGGACTTGATATTTTAAACAGAATACAAAAGGAAATAGATATAGAAGTTATAATTCATGATAAAGATTTTGAAGATATATCTGAAGTAGATAGTAAGTTATTAAAATTAGGACAATTTTTAAATGGTATGGTAGTTACCAATGATTATAATTTAAACAAAGTAGCAGAATTTCATGGAGTAGAAGTATTGAATATCAATGAACTTGCAAATGCTGTGAAACCTGTAGTATTACCTGGTGAAGAGATGATTGTTCAAGTAATAAAAGATGGTAAGGAATCAGGACAAGGTATTGCATATCTTGATGATGGTACTATGATAGTAGTAGATGGTGGTAGAAAGCATATTGGAGAAACATTGGATGTTATGGTTACAAGTGTACTTCAAACTGCTGCCGGTAGAATGATATTTGCAAAACCTAAATATATGATTGAACAAGCAGGATAA
- a CDS encoding CarD family transcriptional regulator, which produces MFDIGDKIVYPMHGAGIIEGIEEKEILGEKKKYFIMKMPMGEMKVMVPMDNIEDIGIREVISLEELEQVLAVLGDDKTKMPQNWNRRFRANMDKIKSGDIFEIASVVRNLLIRDREKGLSTGERKMLNNAKQMLVSEIVLAKGIDEIQADELIEDIVK; this is translated from the coding sequence ATGTTTGATATTGGAGATAAGATTGTTTACCCTATGCATGGTGCTGGAATCATAGAAGGTATAGAAGAAAAAGAAATATTAGGCGAAAAGAAAAAATATTTTATTATGAAGATGCCCATGGGAGAAATGAAGGTAATGGTTCCTATGGATAACATAGAAGATATAGGGATTAGAGAAGTTATAAGCTTAGAAGAACTAGAACAAGTTTTAGCTGTACTAGGTGATGATAAAACAAAAATGCCACAAAACTGGAATAGAAGATTTAGAGCTAATATGGATAAAATCAAAAGTGGAGATATTTTTGAGATAGCAAGTGTAGTTAGAAATCTTTTAATTAGAGATAGAGAAAAAGGTCTCTCTACTGGAGAAAGAAAAATGTTAAATAATGCAAAGCAAATGTTAGTAAGTGAAATAGTTTTAGCAAAAGGAATAGATGAAATTCAAGCGGATGAATTAATAGAAGATATAGTAAAATAG
- the radA gene encoding DNA repair protein RadA — protein sequence MAKTKTKFVCDECGYETAKWMGRCPTCNEWNTFKEMIIDKTNTTNSNNKRELKKAKKLKEVDSKDSDRIVTSMNEFNRVLGGGIVKDSVIILTAKPGAGKSTLLLEVSGDLSNKGYKVLYASGEESESQIKNRANRILKDKMDNIWLLSDTSMDNVLTSIEEVDPDIVIMDSIQTFSLEEHNSKPGSPVQTMECANAAVNVAKNKNRPRAIIMIGHMTKNNEMAGLRTLEHLVDTVLFLEGDNEEELRILTPKKNRFGRTGELGIFSMEEDGMVPIENPSEYFMTRREDDEVIAGSAISVIKEGTRSIIVEIESLVSASFTPYPSRIGECLRKDQLNTLISILEQRGGSSLYDKNVVIKTTGGLKLTETSVNLAIIMSIVSSIKNKGIPSNTVFIGDVGLTGELKKVPSIESRINEIERMGFKQVYVAADSLKDNMKFKNIKVIRLKTLREVINHVFFKNK from the coding sequence TTGGCAAAGACAAAGACTAAATTTGTATGTGATGAATGTGGATATGAAACTGCAAAGTGGATGGGTAGATGTCCTACATGTAATGAGTGGAATACATTTAAAGAGATGATTATAGATAAAACAAATACTACAAATTCAAATAATAAAAGAGAATTGAAGAAAGCAAAGAAACTAAAGGAAGTAGATTCAAAAGATAGTGATAGAATAGTTACAAGCATGAATGAGTTTAATAGAGTTTTAGGTGGTGGAATAGTAAAAGATTCTGTAATTATATTAACAGCAAAACCAGGTGCTGGTAAATCTACACTGTTACTTGAGGTATCTGGAGATTTATCAAATAAAGGATACAAAGTACTTTATGCTTCAGGTGAAGAGAGTGAAAGTCAAATAAAAAATAGAGCAAATAGAATCTTAAAGGATAAAATGGATAATATTTGGCTTTTGTCTGATACCAGTATGGATAATGTACTTACATCTATTGAAGAAGTTGATCCTGATATAGTTATAATGGATAGTATACAAACATTTTCACTTGAAGAACATAATTCAAAGCCAGGTTCTCCAGTTCAAACTATGGAATGTGCAAATGCTGCTGTCAATGTAGCTAAAAATAAAAATAGACCAAGGGCTATTATTATGATAGGACATATGACTAAAAACAATGAAATGGCTGGACTTAGAACATTAGAACATTTAGTGGATACAGTTCTTTTCTTAGAAGGAGATAATGAAGAAGAACTTAGAATACTTACTCCTAAAAAGAATAGATTTGGTAGAACAGGAGAACTTGGGATATTTTCTATGGAGGAAGATGGTATGGTTCCTATAGAAAATCCATCAGAGTATTTTATGACACGTAGAGAAGATGATGAAGTAATTGCAGGTTCTGCTATATCTGTTATAAAAGAGGGAACAAGATCTATTATTGTAGAAATAGAATCTTTAGTGTCCGCATCATTTACTCCATATCCATCTAGAATAGGAGAATGCCTAAGAAAAGACCAACTAAATACACTTATATCAATACTTGAACAAAGAGGAGGAAGTTCTCTATATGATAAAAATGTAGTTATAAAGACTACAGGAGGACTAAAATTAACTGAAACCTCTGTTAATCTTGCTATTATAATGAGTATAGTTTCTTCCATAAAAAATAAAGGGATACCAAGTAATACTGTGTTTATTGGTGATGTAGGATTAACAGGAGAGCTTAAAAAAGTACCTTCTATTGAGTCTAGAATAAATGAAATAGAGAGAATGGGATTTAAACAAGTATATGTTGCAGCAGATTCTTTAAAAGATAATATGAAGTTTAAAAATATAAAGGTTATAAGGTTAAAGACTTTACGAGAAGTTATAAATCATGTATTCTTTAAAAATAAGTAA
- a CDS encoding ABC transporter ATP-binding protein — translation MNLKAKNIDVLLGNNQILKSININVEKKEFVGIIGPNGSGKSTFLKCIYRVLKPNSGTIFIQNKSLNNYHVKETAKLISVVSQYNDTQFDFTVLDMVLFGRSPHKKIFEKDNSEDFKIAYESLEQVGMTNYSKRNFSTLSGGEKQRVILARALAQKAECLVLDEPTNHLDIKYQLQLMDIVKKLDITVISAIHDLNIASLFCDKIYALKDGIIVEYGTPKEVLTKETIKNIYDVDCKIVESENGKVNIIYTPL, via the coding sequence ATGAATTTAAAAGCTAAAAATATAGATGTTTTGTTAGGGAATAATCAGATACTAAAATCTATAAATATAAATGTTGAAAAGAAAGAATTTGTGGGAATAATAGGTCCTAATGGAAGTGGCAAAAGTACATTTTTAAAATGTATTTATAGAGTATTAAAACCTAATAGTGGAACTATATTTATACAAAATAAAAGTTTAAATAATTATCATGTAAAAGAAACTGCTAAGCTTATATCTGTAGTTTCACAATATAATGATACTCAATTTGATTTTACTGTACTTGATATGGTTTTATTCGGCAGATCACCACATAAAAAAATTTTTGAAAAGGATAATAGTGAAGATTTTAAAATAGCCTATGAATCTTTAGAACAAGTAGGTATGACTAATTATTCAAAAAGAAATTTTTCAACTCTATCTGGTGGTGAAAAGCAAAGGGTAATACTTGCAAGAGCCCTTGCCCAAAAAGCTGAATGCTTAGTATTGGATGAGCCAACGAATCATTTAGATATAAAGTATCAACTTCAATTAATGGATATAGTGAAGAAATTAGATATAACAGTGATATCAGCTATTCATGATTTAAATATAGCTTCATTATTTTGTGATAAAATATATGCTTTAAAAGATGGAATCATAGTTGAATATGGAACTCCTAAAGAAGTTCTAACAAAAGAAACAATTAAAAATATTTATGACGTTGATTGCAAAATAGTCGAATCAGAAAATGGTAAAGTAAATATAATATATACTCCCTTATAA
- a CDS encoding FecCD family ABC transporter permease encodes MQDSNNLKNKKYLIETPTYIGVSIILVLFLVFSFFYSITFGSIDISVKDIYRIILHKIFNIGSIDNLSRAIIDIVWLVRLPRIILAIIVGMGLSVSGVIMQAVVKNPLADPYILGISSGASLGATLAIMLGIGATLGSNYVGISAFIMAFIVSIMVVALANVGGRPTSTKLLLAGMAISTLCSSFSSFIIYTSENREGMRTVAFWLMGSFSGANWDNLKIAIPVVVISTIFFITQYRTLNLMLLGDEASITLGTDLQRYRQFYLLITSIIIGFLVFNSGIIGFVGLIVPHIARLIFGTDHKKILLMSALIGSILLIWSDVISRLIIQGSEVPVGIIISLIGAPSFVYLIVSRTYGFGGKN; translated from the coding sequence ATGCAAGATTCAAATAACCTTAAGAATAAAAAATATTTAATAGAAACACCTACTTATATAGGTGTTTCTATTATTCTAGTTTTATTTTTAGTATTTTCTTTTTTTTACTCAATAACATTTGGTTCAATAGATATTTCAGTGAAAGATATATATAGAATAATATTACATAAAATATTCAATATAGGTTCTATAGATAACTTATCAAGGGCAATTATTGATATTGTTTGGTTAGTAAGATTACCAAGGATAATTTTAGCTATAATTGTTGGTATGGGTCTTTCAGTTTCTGGAGTTATTATGCAAGCAGTGGTAAAAAACCCTTTAGCAGATCCATATATATTAGGGATTTCATCAGGAGCTTCACTTGGTGCTACTCTTGCTATAATGCTTGGCATTGGAGCTACATTAGGTTCTAACTATGTTGGTATAAGTGCTTTTATAATGGCTTTTATAGTTTCAATTATGGTAGTTGCTTTAGCCAATGTAGGAGGAAGACCAACTTCTACCAAGCTGTTACTAGCAGGTATGGCTATCAGTACATTATGCTCTTCATTTTCAAGTTTTATAATATATACTTCTGAAAATAGAGAGGGTATGAGAACTGTAGCTTTTTGGCTTATGGGTAGTTTCAGTGGAGCAAACTGGGATAATTTAAAAATCGCAATTCCTGTAGTAGTTATTTCTACTATATTTTTTATAACACAATATAGGACTTTGAATTTAATGTTATTAGGAGATGAAGCATCTATTACCTTAGGCACTGATTTACAAAGATATAGGCAATTTTATTTATTAATAACTTCAATTATTATAGGTTTTTTAGTATTTAATTCAGGTATAATAGGATTTGTAGGCTTAATAGTTCCTCATATAGCAAGGTTGATTTTTGGAACAGATCATAAAAAAATCCTTTTAATGTCAGCTTTGATAGGTTCTATTCTTTTGATATGGTCAGATGTCATATCAAGATTAATAATACAAGGTAGTGAAGTACCAGTAGGAATAATAATATCATTAATTGGAGCCCCAAGCTTTGTATATCTTATAGTTAGTAGAACTTATGGTTTTGGAGGTAAGAATTAA
- a CDS encoding ABC transporter substrate-binding protein, which yields MKKIIKRLSIFVLIIFLVNLVGCSNDNSGSKESNTEPTVAENNESNKENESSHYPVTVTTYNWAKEPVEITFNEAPERVVAIYQSAIETLLALDQGDKIVAASYLDDPVKEEFQESFDKIKYYKQLPTKEEILALEPDFITSWYSLFAEKVYGDISFWHERDINTYIQQNSGVKSPNTLENEYQDIINIGKIFNVEDKANNIVKEMKQQIEKAKESVQNKEKVKAIILEVGKEGQYRIYGEDSIGGDIATQVGADLVAKKSINIGMEDLINLNPDVIFTVYYGDSIDSEKAVNSIMSNPALGSISAVKNDRVNPIVLSEVYASGIRTMDGINTIIEGIYPDMKGE from the coding sequence ATGAAAAAAATAATTAAAAGATTAAGTATTTTTGTATTGATAATTTTTTTAGTGAATTTAGTAGGGTGTAGTAATGATAATAGTGGTTCAAAAGAATCAAATACTGAGCCAACAGTTGCTGAAAATAATGAATCAAATAAAGAAAATGAAAGTTCTCATTATCCTGTAACTGTTACTACTTATAATTGGGCTAAGGAGCCAGTAGAAATAACATTTAATGAAGCTCCTGAAAGAGTAGTTGCAATATATCAAAGTGCAATAGAAACACTTCTAGCATTAGATCAAGGAGATAAAATAGTAGCAGCTTCATATTTAGATGATCCAGTTAAAGAAGAGTTTCAGGAATCATTTGATAAAATAAAATATTATAAGCAACTGCCAACAAAAGAAGAGATATTAGCATTGGAACCTGATTTTATTACTAGTTGGTATTCTTTATTTGCAGAAAAGGTTTATGGTGATATTTCATTTTGGCATGAAAGAGATATAAATACTTATATTCAGCAAAACAGTGGTGTTAAATCACCTAATACTTTAGAAAATGAATATCAAGATATAATTAATATAGGCAAAATATTTAATGTAGAAGATAAAGCTAATAATATTGTAAAAGAAATGAAACAACAAATTGAAAAAGCTAAAGAAAGTGTACAGAATAAAGAAAAGGTAAAAGCAATTATTTTAGAAGTTGGAAAAGAAGGACAATATAGAATATATGGAGAAGATAGTATAGGTGGAGATATAGCAACTCAAGTGGGAGCAGATTTAGTTGCTAAGAAAAGTATAAATATAGGGATGGAAGATTTGATAAATTTAAATCCTGATGTTATTTTCACAGTATATTATGGCGATTCTATAGATAGTGAAAAAGCTGTTAATAGCATAATGAGTAATCCTGCTCTTGGAAGTATTTCTGCAGTTAAAAATGATAGAGTAAATCCTATTGTATTAAGTGAAGTTTATGCAAGTGGTATTAGAACTATGGATGGTATAAATACTATAATTGAAGGGATTTATCCAGATATGAAAGGTGAATAG
- a CDS encoding CGGC domain-containing protein, with translation MNIAIGVCEKINGICTTMGCFKAFNNKEKHFKTYKNEEINLSSFFTCQICSSESKDWLNELADRFVKNNIFKVHIGVCIVKCKADKKEEIINIFQSKGIKVIEGTH, from the coding sequence ATGAATATAGCAATAGGAGTATGTGAAAAAATAAATGGAATTTGTACAACAATGGGATGTTTTAAAGCTTTTAATAATAAAGAAAAACATTTTAAAACCTATAAAAATGAAGAAATAAATTTATCATCTTTTTTTACTTGTCAAATATGTTCTAGTGAGTCAAAGGATTGGTTAAATGAATTAGCAGATAGATTTGTAAAAAATAATATATTTAAAGTACATATAGGTGTATGTATAGTAAAATGCAAAGCAGATAAAAAGGAAGAAATAATTAATATATTTCAATCTAAAGGAATAAAAGTAATTGAGGGAACTCATTAA